A window of the Gossypium hirsutum isolate 1008001.06 chromosome A05, Gossypium_hirsutum_v2.1, whole genome shotgun sequence genome harbors these coding sequences:
- the LOC107906389 gene encoding histone acetyltransferase HAC1, producing MNVQTHMSGQISGQVPNQGGLPQQNGNLLQPSQMQNLGVAGGVSGFLGTSGPSHNMLNMDPDLMRTRDYMRGEIIKFLKSRQQHPITEASMIKFQDFARRLEEGLFKIARTKEDYTNLSTLEQRLQILIRNSRNVHNQRHAQLVNSGSAPVGTMIPTPGMSHSGNPSLMVTSSIDTSVSAANASIPPTNVNTGSLLPTAGMNSGSFSRSEGNISNGYPSANFHIASGGMSSIGVQRMASQMIPTPGLNSNNNSINNQSCNNVGLSTVESTMSSQPQQQKQHGGQNSRILHTLGSQIGSGIRSGLQQKTFGFPNASLNGALGMMGNNMLIINEPGTSGGYQTTTPFANSPKPLQQHFDQHQRPLMQGDGYGMNNADSFGSGNLYGSATSVGSITNSQNSDPVNLHSISRANSSLISNQSNLHGMQSAAHMNPQSMDHFEKMNFQPPVSSRDNVLQANQLQQFQQQSLQFQQQQFLQQQHHPQQNQQHQNLISNNSGYSQPQMASDIGSQVKHEPGAELHGEVLHQQAPGQFQLPESQSQFQQNHAEQISSQQDMHSSLPQNSQQMQQMLHQHQLVPESQNDYKLSAGAPPESAVQGQWLPHSQEQSQMPVNMSREQHVQEDFQQRISGQDEAQCNNLSADASTIPKSSSDLSNSRGAISKSGSGSHDRQFRNQVRWLLLLRHARRCKASEGKCDGYCFTVRKLLSHMDSCQSSQCSYPRCHHSKILIRHHKTCRYPACPVCVPVNNYVQAQKARACLNSTSVLPSSDSISTKTSSSGDISTRITSTSAAIDTSVDIQPSLKRVKIEQSSQSVIAKSEGPLASGCVVTETHISQDIQRQDYRYVDRRMPVKSEPMEVKTDVPMSSVKGSPIITEMKDVLEDISKQKSDAEPITSDEFGGLRKQENAEIEKEPDLVKPENVTQSSEGAAGNKSGKPKIKGVSLTELFTPEQVREHITGLRQWVGQSKAKAEKNQAMEHSMSENSCQLCAVERLTFEPPPIYCSHCGARIKRNAMYYTVGAGDTRHYFCIPCHNESRGDSIVVDGTAIPKARLEKKKNDEETEEWWVQCDKCEAWQHQICALFNGRRNDGGQAEYTCPNCYIEEVERGERKPLPQSAVLGAKDLPRTILSDHIEQRLFRRLKQERQERAKVQGKSYDEVPGAEALVVRVVSSVDKKLEVKPRFLEIFQEENYPLEFPYKSKVVLLFQKIEGVEVCLFGMYVQEFGSECAFPNQRRVYLSYLDSVKYFRPEVKAVTGEALRTFVYHEILIGYLEYCKKRGFTSCYIWACPPLKGEDYIIYCHPEIQKTPKSDKLREWYLAMLRKASKENIVVDLTNLYDHFFQTTGECKAKVTAARLPYFDGDYWPGAAEDLIIQLRQEDGRKLNKKGTIKKTLTKRALKASGQADLSSNASKDLLLMHKLGETISPMKEDFIMVHLQHCCTHCCILMVSGSRWVCNQCKNFQICDRCYETEQKREERERHPFNQREKHVLYPVEITDVPTDTKDRDEILESEFFDTRQAFLSLCQGNHYQYDTLRRAKHSSMMVLYHLHNPTAPAFVTTCNVCHLDIETGQGWRCEVCPDYDVCNSCYYKDGGIDHPHKLTNHPSLAERDAQNKEARQLRVVQLRKMLDLLVHASQCRSAHCQYPNCRKVKGLFRHGIQCKKRASGGCVLCKKMWYLLQLHARACKESECHVPRCRDLKEHLRRLQQQSDSRRRAAVMEMMRQRAAEVAGNSA from the exons ATGAATGTGCAGACGCATATGTCAGGACAGATATCTGGACAGGTTCCTAATCAAGGGGGGTTACCCCAGCAAAATGGGAACCTGCTTCAGCCTTCCCAGATGCAGAATTTAGGGGTTGCTGGAGGTGTTTCTGGTTTTCTTGGCACTAGTGGTCCTTCACATAATATGTTGAATATGGATCCTGACCTGATGAGAACACGTGATTACATGCGGGGAGAAAT CATTAAGTTTTTAAAATCACGCCAGCAACATCCTATTACCGAGGCATCAATGATCAAGTTTCAGGATTTTGCAAGACGGTTGGAAGAAGGTTTATTTAAGATTGCTCGCACAAAG GAGGATTACACCAATTTGAGTACTTTAGAGCAACGTCTACAGATTCTAATAAGGAATAGTAGAAATGTGCACAACCAAAGACATGCTCAGCTTGTTAATTCGGGATCAGCACCAGTTGGTACAATGATACCGACCCCTGGCATGTCACACAGTGGCAATCCTAGCCTCATGGTTACATCTTCTATAGATACATCTGTGAGTGCTGCCAATGCAAGTATACCTCCTACGAATGTCAATACAGGAAGTCTGTTGCCTACTGCTGGCATGAATAGTGGTTCCTTCAGTAGATCTGAAG GAAATATATCTAATGGGTATCCAAGTGCAAATTTTCATATTGCTTCTGGTGGAATGTCATCAATTGGTGTGCAAAGAATGGCAAGCCAAATGATTCCCACTCCTGGATTGAATAGTAATAACAATAGCATTAATAATCAGTCTTGCAATAATGTTGGACTTTCAACTGTTGAATCAACGATGTCATCTCAGCCACAGCAGCAAAAGCAACATGGTGGTCAAAACAGTCGTATTTTGCACACCCTTGGCAGCCAAATAGGTAGTGGCATCAGGTCTGGTTTGCAGCAGAAAACTTTTGGGTTTCCTAATGCTTCCCTAAATGGTGCATTGGGGATGATGGGCAACAATATGCTCATCATTAATGAACCAGGAACTTCTGGAGGATATCAGACTACCACGCCTTTTGCTAATTCACCAAAACCTTTGCAACAACACTTTGATCAACATCAGCGACCCCTGATGCAAG GTGATGGATATGGAATGAACAATGCTGATTCTTTCGGGTCTGGAAACTTGTATGGTTCTGCAACATCTGTTGGATCTATAACAAACTCTCAGAATTCAGATCCAGTCAATTTGCACTCTATATCCAGAGCAAATTCTTCTTTGATAAGCAATCAGTCGAATTTACACGGTATGCAATCGGCTGCCCATATGAATCCGCAGTCCATGGATCATTTTGAGAAGATGAATTTCCAACCTCCGGTTTCTTCAAGAGACAATGTCCTTCAAGCTAATCAGCTGCAACAGTTCCAGCAGCAGTCCCTTCAGTTCCAGCAACAGCAGTTTCTGCAACAGCAACACCATCCACAGCAAAATCAGCAGCATCAAAATTTGATAAGCAATAATAGTGGTTATAGTCAGCCTCAGATGGCTTCTGATATAGGTAGTCAAGTGAAGCATGAGCCTGGAGCGGAACTCCATGGTGAGGTTCTACATCAACAAGCTCCTGGACAATTTCAGCTTCCTGAATCGCAGAGTCAATTCCAGCAGAATCATGCTGAACAGATCTCTAGTCAGCAGGATATGCATTCATCGCTTCCACAAAATTCTCAACAAATGCAACAGATGTTGCACCAACACCAATTGGTTCCGGAGTCACAAAATGATTATAAACTTTCAGCTGGAGCACCGCCAGAATCAGCTGTGCAGGGCCAGTGGCTCCCTCACTCACAAGAGCAGTCTCAAATGCCAGTGAACATGTCACGCGAGCAGCACGTCCAAGAGGATTTCCAGCAGAGAATATCTGGGCAGGATGAAGCTCAATGTAATAATTTATCTGCCGATGCATCCACTATTCCTAAAAGCTCATCAGATCTTTCAAATTCAAGGGGTGCTATCTCTAAATCTGGAAGTGGGAGCCATGACAGGCAATTCCGAAATCAAGTGAGGTGGCTTTTGTTACTGCGCCATGCTCGTAGATGTAAAGCATCTGAGGGCAAGTGTGATGGCTATTGCTTTACTGTACGAAAATTGTTATCTCATATGGATTCATGTCAATCATCTCAATGTTCTTATCCTCGTTGCCATCACTCCAAGATATTGATCCGTCATCACAAGACTTGTAGATATCCAGCCTGCCCTGTTTGTGTTCCTGTTAACAATTATGTACAGGCTCAGAAGGCACGTGCCTGTCTAAACTCTACTTCCGTTTTGCCATCATCGGACAGTATATCGACGAAAACATCTAGTTCGGGAGACATTTCAACTAGAATAACTTCTACATCTGCAGCAATTGACACTTCTGTAGACATACAGCCTTCATTAAAACGCGTGAAGATAGAACAATCTTCTCAATCTGTTATTGCTAAAAGTGAAGGTCCTTTAGCATCAGGTTGTGTTGTTACTGAAACTCACATATCTCAGGATATCCAGCGTCAAGATTACAGATATGTTGACAGGCGTATGCCAGTTAAATCTGAGCCTATGGAAGTGAAGACGGATGTCCCCATGAGTTCTGTTAAAGGTAGTCCTATTATTACTGAGATGAAGGATGTTTTGGAAGACATTAGCAAACAGAAATCTGATGCTGAGCCTATTACAAGTGATGAATTTGGTGGTCTTCGTAAGCAAGAAAATGCTGAGATTGAGAAGGAACCTGACTTGGTTAAACCAGAGAATGTTACACAGTCTTCTGAAGGTGCAGCTGGAAATAAGTCTGGGAAACCAAAAATAAAAGGGGTGTCACTGACTGAACTGTTCACCCCGGAGCAAGTTCGGGAGCATATTACAGGTCTCAGACAATGGGTTGGCCAG agTAAAGCGAAAGCTGAAAAGAATCAAGCAATGGAGCACTCTATGAGTGAGAACTCCTGTCAGTTATGTGCAGTTGAGAGACTCACTTTTGAACCACCACCTATTTATTGTAGCCATTGTGGTGCTCGCATTAAGCGCAATGCAATGTACTACACAGTGGGTGCTGGTGATACGCGACATTATTTTTGTATTCCATGCCACAATGAATCTCGTGGAGATAGCATTGTTGTTGATGGAACTGCCATTCCTAAGGCAAGGcttgagaagaagaaaaatgatgaagagACTGAAGAATGG TGGGTTCAATGTGATAAGTGTGAGGCTTGGCAGCATCAAATTTGTGCTTTATTTAATGGTAGAAGGAATGATGGTGGGCAAGCTGAATATACATGCCCCAATTGCTATATTGAAGAGGTTGAAAGAGGGGAGCGGAAGCCCTTACCTCAGAGTGCTGTTCTTGGCGCCAAAGATTTGCCAAGAACAATCCTCAGTGACCACATAGAGCAGCGATTATTTAGGAGACTGAAACAGGAAAGACAAGAGAGGGCCAAAGTTCAAGGAAAGAGTTATGATGAG GTTCCTGGTGCTGAGGCACTTGTGGTTAGAGTTGTTTCATCGGTTGACAAAAAGCTGGAAGTGAAGCCACGGTTTCTTGAAATCTTTCAAGAAGAGAATTATCCGCTAGAGTTTCCATATAAATCAAAG GTAGTTTTATTGTTTCAGAAGATTGAAGGGGTTGAAGTATGCTTGTTTGGGATGTATGTTCAAGAATTTGGATCAGAATGTGCATTCCCTAATCAGCGCCGTGTTTATCTGTCATACCTAGACTCAGTCAAGTATTTCCGTCCTGAGGTTAAAGCAGTTACCGGAGAGGCTCTCCGTACATTTGTTTACCATGAAATCCTT ATTGGATACCTTGAATATTGCAAGAAGCGTGGTTTTACAAGTTGCTATATATGGGCTTGCCCTCCACTAAAGGGTGAAGATTATATCATATATTGTCATCCAGAAATTCAGAAAACACCCAAATCAGATAAACTGCGGGAATG GTATTTAGCAATGTTAAGGAAAGCTTCCAAGGAAAACATTGTAGTTGATCTTACTAATTTATATGATCATTTCTTCCAAACTACGGGTGAATGTAAGGCAAAGGTAACAGCAGCTAGGCTGCCATATTTTGATGGTGATTACTGGCCTGGGGCTGCTGAAGATCTAATTATTCAGCTTCGTCAAGAAGATGGCAGAAAGCTGAATAAAAAAGGAACAATCAAAAAGACCCTAACAAAAAGGGCTTTGAAAGCATCTGGTCAGGCTGATCTCTCTTCTAATGCATCAAAGGATCTGCTGCTGATGCATAAA CTTGGTGAGACCATTTCTCCAATGAAAGAGGATTTTATCATGGTTCACTTGCAGCATTGTTGCACTCATTGTTGTATCCTGATGGTATCTGGAAGCCGCTGGGTCTGTAATCAGTGCAAGAACTTTCAGATTTGTGATAG GTGCTATGAAACAGAGCAGAAACGTGAAGAAAGAGAGAGACATCCCTTCAATCAGAGGGAAAAACATGTTCTCTATCCA GTTGAAATTACTGATGTACCTACTGATACAAAGGATAGAGATGAAATTCTTGAGAGTGAATTCTTCGATACTAGGCAGGCATTTTTGAGTCTTTGTCAAGGGAATCATTATCAGTATGATACCCTAAGGCGGGCCAAACATTCCTCAATGATGGTTCTTTACCATCTGCACAATCCAACTGCCCCTGCATTTGTCACAACCTGTAATGTATGCCATCTGGACATTGAAACTGGTCAAGGCTGGCGCTGTGAAGTGTGTCCTGATTATGATGTGTGCAACTCCTGTTACTACAAGGATGGGGGCATTGATCATCCTCATAAGTTAACGAATCATCCATCCTTGGCTGAACGTGATGCACAAAATAAAGAGGCAAGGCAACTACGGGTTGTGCAG CTGAGGAAAATGCTTGACCTTTTGGTTCATGCATCACAATGTCGTTCTGCACATTGCCAATACCCAAATTGTCGGAAAGTGAAGGGGCTTTTCCGCCATGGAATACAATGCAAAAAACGTGCTTCTGGTGGTTGTGTACTTTGCAAGAAAATGTGGTATCTACTACAACTTCATGCTCGAGCATGCAAAGAATCTGAATGCCATGTACCACGTTGCAG AGATCTAAAGGAACATTTGAGGAGGCTTCAACAGCAGTCTGATTCTCGGCGAAGGGCTGCTGTGATGGAGATGATGAGACAAAGAGCAGCAGAGGTTGCTGGTAACTCTGCGTAA
- the LOC121229324 gene encoding uncharacterized protein, producing MLIYGPGAAFRVKTSLYCVNSNNKKVSSKSSNNLTRFSRRCNLAGSFLAAAAVLVSAATPAEVPQDSETLSNIPQTLSGECSSAKDCKKPRIQRPKSRKAETCTIKCVTTCIRGGDGSPGEGPFNIRRPLVVFKEGFRSRNYCLVECSDICNLIGDWDDGP from the exons ATGCTAATTTATGGCCCTGGTGCAGCTTTCCGTGTTAAAACTTCATTGTACTGTGTCAACAGCAACAACAAGAAGGTTTCCAGCAAAAGTAGTAACAACCTCACCAGATTCAGCCGCAGATGCAACCTTGCAGGTAGCTTCCTTGCGGCTGCTGCTGTTTTAGTCTCCGCAGCTACGCCAGCTGAAGTGCCTCAAGACTCGGAAACACTATCCAACATACCCCAAACACTTTCAGGAGAGTGCTCATCCGCCAAGGATTGCAAAAAGCCTAGAATCCAGCGACCAAAGTCTAGGAAAGCTGAGACATGCACTATCAAATGTGTTACCACTTGCATTAGAGGGGGTGATGGCTCTCCTGGAGAAGGTCCTTTTAATATAAGAAG ACCATTGGTGGTTTTTAAGGAAGGGTTTCGAAGTCGGAATTACTG CTTGGTGGAGTGTTCCGATATTTGTAATTTGATTGGAGATTGGGATGATGGACCTTGA
- the LOC121229323 gene encoding protein HIGH CHLOROPHYLL FLUORESCENCE PHENOTYPE 173, chloroplastic, translated as MSAATATAISPSTSLRNSLNSYPNWMKWSSPCQRTTFFVPRAAASPDTGKGNKKRKPKVKKPSSPTPVTTTTESMSEEEQPQPQQQQQQQVSLSLDDVNPVGLGRKSRQIFDDVWRKFSGLGQISRTTRADDREALDALLIREGPMCEFAIPGAQNTTVLVVGATSRIGRIVVRKLMLRGYTVKALVRNADQDVLDMLPRSVEIVIGDVGDPSSLQAAVEGCNKIIYCATARSTITGDLYRVDHQGVSNLTKALQDYNNKLAQLRAGKSSKSKLLITKFKSEDSLHGWEVRQGTYFQYVIASKYDGGMDAKFEYTETGQAVFSGYVFTRGGYVELSKKLSLPLGSTLDRYEGLVLSVGGNGRSYVVILEAGPSADTTQSKLYFARINTKIGFCRVRVPFSSFRPVKPDDPPLDPFLVHTLTIRFEPRRQRPVEGSAGMKQDPRSFKLILEYIKALPTGQETDFILVSCTGLGVEPNRREQVLKAKRAGEDSLRRSGLGYTIIRPGPLMEEPGGQRALIFDQGNRISQGISCADVADICVKALHDSTARNKSFDVCHEYVAEQGRELYELVAHLPDKANNYLTPALSVLEKNT; from the exons aTGAGCGCTGCAACTGCAACAGCAATAAGTCCTTCAACCAGTTTAAGGAACAGTCTTAACAGCTACCCCAACTGGATGAAATGGTCCTCTCCTTGTCAGCGTACTACCTTCTTTGTCCCTCGCGCTGCTGCCTCTCCCGACACTGGCAAAGGCAACAAGAAGAGAAAACCCAAAGTTAAAAAACCTTCTTCTCCAACTCCCGTTACAACAACAACTGAATCCATGTCAGAAGAGGAACAGCCGCAGCCACaacaacaacagcagcagcaagtTTCATTGAGTTTGGACGACGTGAATCCAGTGGGGTTGGGACGTAAATCCAGGCAAATATTCGACGATGTTTGGAGGAAGTTTTCTGGGTTGGGGCAGATTTCAAGGACTACTCGTGCAGATGACAGGGAAGCTTTGGATGCTTTGCTTATTAGAGAAGGACCCATGTGTGAGTTTGCCATTCCTGGTGCTCAAAACACCACTGTCCTTGTTGTTGGTGCCACCAGCCGCATTGGTCGCATTGTTGTTCGTAAGCTCATGCTCAGAGGCTACACTGTCAAG GCTTTGGTGAGGAACGCAGATCAAGATGTGTTGGACATGCTACCCAGGTCAGTTGAGATAGTAATAGGGGATGTGGGTGACCCTTCCTCCCTTCAAGCTGCAGTAGAAGGTTGCAACAAGATTATCTACTGTGCCACTGCTCGGTCCACTATTACTGGGGATCTTTATAGAGTTGACCATCAAGGTGTTTCAAACCTTACCAAAGCACTTCAG GACTACAATAATAAACTGGCACAACTTCGGGCAGGGAAAAGCAGCAAAAGCAAGCTTTTGATAACTAAGTTCAAATCTGAAGATTCATTACATGGATGGGAAGTACGTCAAGGTACTTATTTCCAGTATGTGATTGCTTCAAAGTATGATGGTGGAATGGATGCCAAATTTGAGTACACTGAGACAGGACAAGCTGTTTTCTCAG GCTATGTTTTCACCAGAGGTGGGTATGTTGAACTGTCGAAAAAGCTTTCACTTCCTTTAGGTTCCACACTTGACAG GTATGAAGGTCTTGTTCTATCTGTTGGTGGTAATGGAAGATCATATGTTGTAATTCTTGAAGCTGGTCCTTCAGCAGATACAACTCAAAGCAAATTATATTTTGCCAGAATAAACACAAAAATAGGATTTTGTAGG GTCAGAGTACCATTTTCATCCTTCCGTCCTGTGAAACCAGATGATCCACCATTAGATCCATTCCTTGTACATACATTAACTATACGTTTTGAGCCACGAAGACAG AGGCCTGTTGAAGGATCAGCAGGAATGAAGCAAGACCCCCGAAGTTTCAAGCTTATATTAGAATATATAAAAGCCTTGCCT ACTGGACAGGAAACAGATTTTATTTTAGTATCATGCACGGGATTAGGAGTTGAGCCAAACCGAAGGGAGCAAGTTTTGAAAGCCAAGAGG GCTGGTGAGGATTCATTGAGAAGATCTGGTCTCGGGTACACAATAATTCGCCCTGGTCCACTAATG GAAGAACCTGGTGGCCAACGTGCACTTATATTCGATCAGGGAAACAGGATTTCTCAG GGAATTAGTTGTGCTGATGTGGCTGATATATGCGTGAAAGCATTGCATGATTCGACAGCAAGAAATAAGAGCTTTGAT GTCTGTCATGAATATGTTGCTGAGCAAGGGAGGGAACTTTATGAGCTG GTTGCCCATTTGCCTGACAAAGCAAATAATTATTTAACTCCGGCCTTGTCTGTTTTGGAAAAAAACACTTGA
- the LOC107906392 gene encoding uncharacterized protein: MMMKGAALAADIKRNLGVMKERVLEKLAAAAVPADALENARHFLESVVRDVTVAAQGLTKDALHRIKTHLVDILPSLSPAITRKMVDDAEKEANEEHESEGEQQEGEEARQDEHQLSGKSTFVSPASSLFALIKPLSRL; the protein is encoded by the exons ATGATGATGAAGGGGGCGGCATTGGCGGCTGATATAAAGAGAAACCTTGGGGTGATGAAGGAAAGGGTGTTGGAGAAACTGGCTGCTGCTGCAGTCCCTGCCGATGCTTTGGAGAATGCTAGGCATTTCTTGGAGAGTGTGGTGAGGGATGTTACGGTTGCTGCTCAGGGTCTTACCAAGGATGCTTTGCACCGTATCAAGACTCATCTTGTTGATATTCTTCCTTCACTTTCCCCTGCCATTACTAGAAAG ATGGTGGATGATGCCGAGAAGGAAGCTAACGAAGAACACGAAAGCGAAGGGGAACAACAAGAAGGAGAAGAGGCAAGGCAAGATGAGCATCAACTTAGCGGGAAGTCCACGTTTGTGTCACCGGCGTCTTCTCTGTTTGCTTTAATCAAACCATTATCCAGGCTTTGA